In the genome of Colwellia sp. PAMC 21821, the window GCTAGGAACGGCCTGGACATCGCTGCTCTTTCACATCGACGTACATGTTCTTACAAGGATGTAAGTCATTAGAGTAATGCAGGAGCAATTACCGAGATGCACTAATGCCGTGAAGCCATGGACGGCAAGGAACGGCGACGTGCATGGATGTACTAATGCCGTGAAGCCATGGATGGCTAGGAACGGCCATGTGATCGCAGCATACCGTTCATCGACGTGCATGTTCTTACAGGGATGTAAGTCATTAGAGTAATGCAGGAGCAATTACCGAGATGCACTAATGCCGTGAAGCCATGGATGGCTAGGAACGGCCTGAACATAAAAAAGCCAGATATCAATATTTGATTATCTGGCTTTAAATTTTTAGGACTAATTGATTAATCCTTAAGCTTCGTACAATTATCGTCTATTTAAATTAACGAATTTGTAGAATAGTTTGGTTTAGTTGATTATCAACTTCAAGTGCTCGCGAGTTCGCTTGGAAGTTACGTTGCGCCGAGATTAAATCAATCAATTCTGACGTTAAGTTTACGTTCGACTGCTCTAAAGCTGAAGAGTTTATCGTACCAAAAGTACCAGAACCGCCCTCACCCGCTAACGCTATACCTGAAGTAATGCTCTCTTTCCAACCGGTATTACCCACCTGTTGCAAGCCTTGCTCATTGGCAAAGTTTACCATCGCAATTCGTGATAATGGTTCAGAAGTACCATTACTATATGTTGCTCTGACTAAACCATCAGTACCAATATCAATACCGGTTAATCGGCCAACAGCTAAACCATCTTGCTGCAGAGAAGTTACTTCAAAGTTAGAAGCAAACTGAGTTGGCTCATTTGGATTAGGACCTAAGGGATCTAGGTTAAAATCAATTTGAATCGTTTGTGATGTGTCTGCACCGTTAGGCAAATGGTTAGCAAAGTCTCTAGTGGTAATACCACCAAAGGCATCCGCTGGTATTTGAGACTGAAAATCGCCTGAAGAATCAAATATCAATCTAGCGCCAGTCAAACCACCGCTTGCCGATAAAGGACCTGATACAGCTCCACCAACGGGGTTCGTGTTACCATCGCCAGCAGGATCAACCAAGTCAATAGGCTTGCCATCAACAGAAGCAAAAAGCATCCACTCATTTGGATTAGCAGCAGGATCATCTTTAATAAAGTAATAAGTCATAATATGACTATCACCTAACGAATCGAATATTGTCACCGACGTTGAGTGATTAAATGTTAATGGATCTTCAGGGTCAAAATTACCAGGTGCTGATGAAATATAAGAGTCGCCCGCAGGTAAATTCATTCTTATATCAACTTCTGATGATTTTTGTGGCGCACCTGAGGCTGTCGGTATACGAATAGGCTCAGCCGTACTTAAGCTTACTGAAGCAGATGTACCGTCGGCATTCACCGGGAAACCTAACAAATGACCACCTTGTGAGTTAACAATAAAATTGTCTTGGTTCAGTTTAAACTGACCTGCTCGGGTATATGAGGTTTCTAAGCTATTTAACTCTGGAACCGTGGCAAAAAATCCGTTGCCGGTAATCGCCAAATCTAACGAGTTATTAGTAAACTTGATACTACCTTGTGAAAACTGCTGTGCTACTTCTGACGTCAAAACACCGTCACCGACTTTAGTTTTGCCCGAAGATAAAAGCGAAGCCGCATAAACGTCGACAAACTCTGCACGTGATTCTTTAAAGCCAGCAGTGTTGACATTGGCTATGTTGTTGGATGTTACATCCAAATCTTTCTGAGCTGCGTTTAATCCGCTCAACGCTACATTAAATGACATAATTTCACCTCATATAAAAAACTGTTTGCTTAACCTTGAGAAACTTCTACTACATCTGAAAGTTTCATGGTGCTACCACCATTAAGGTTTAATAAAATACTTCCACCGCTACCGGCCAAAGTGACGCTGTCGACTTTACGATAAGTCATCGCTTGCAATTCTGATGCATTGCCTTCAACTAAGCCGGCAACACGAAAACGATATGCTCCTTCAGGCGCTGGCTCACCATTGGAGCCTTGTCCGTCCCAAGTGAAGGTAAATTCACCCGAAGCTACGTTACCCACTGGCACTGTTTGAATAATTTCACCGGCAACGTTTTCTACGTAAATATTGACATTACTTGCCGGTTGGTCAGTGACTAACTTACCTTTTACTGACTGACCTTCTTCCATACCAAATACGTTGTCTTCCACTAACACGCTACGACCAACAAGGGATGAAGCTTGCAAGGCTTGGCTTGACGACATTGATGCGGCAAAGTTGGTAAATTGATCGTTTAGCTTTGTTACGCCATCTGTGGTCGAGAAAGCGGTCATTTGAGAAATCATCTCATTGTTTTCAACCGGCTTGGTCGGGTCTTGATTCGACAATTCTTGAGTGAGCAACGCGAAAAAATCTGCTTGCGTTAGCATTCCCCGATTTTCTTCAGCCTCAGGAGTGCTGTTTTCCTGTTGCCAACGAATATTGTCTAATGGGCTAGAGCCAGATACAGTTTCCATGATAGTTCCTATTTAACCTTAGCGTTGACCAAGTGTTAGCGTTTTAGTTAGCATACTTTTTGCTGACTCCGCTATTTGCACATTGGTTTGATATGAACGAGAAGCAGAAATCATGTTAGTCATTTCTTCAATAACATTTACGTTCGGCTTGTAAATATAGCCCTCACCATCGGCCATAGGGTGGTCGGGGCATATTCAATATTAAGGGGTTTGTTACTTTCAACAACACCCAGTACCTGAACACCAACCGACTCATTTTGTCCACCGGCAGCTTTTTGCATCTCAGCGGCAAAAACTGGATGGCGTGCACGATATGTTTGATCGATACTACTGCTAACACTATCAGCGTTAGCAATATTACTAGCCGTAGTATTTAAGCGAACAGACTGTGCGCTCATACCCGAACCAGATATAGAAAATACATTAAATAGGCTCATTTTTATTGCCCTCCAGTGATGGCTTTTCTCAAGCCTTTGATGCTTCCGTTAAGAAATTGTAGGCTTGCTTGATATTGCATAGAGTTTTCTAGATACAAGTTTCGTTCCACTTGTACATCTACGCTGTTACCGTCACCCGTGTCAGCTTGGTCAGGTACGCGAAAACCCACACCGTTATTGAGCTCCATACGAACATCGAAATGTTTTTCGTTAGTTCGCGTCATACCCGATTGTTGTTTTGAGGATGCTTGCGCTAATGCGGCTTTGAAATCCATTCCTTTGGCTTTGTAGCCTGGTGTATCGGCATTAGCAATATTACCTGCAATAAGTTCAGCGCGTTGAGCACGCACTTGCAAACTTTGCGGATAAATGCCGAATGCTTTTTCAAAACTAATAGCCATAAAAAAATACCTCCATATTGATGGAGGTATTCATTCAAGATTTATGCCAGAGATTTAGAGAAGGGTTGCTTTTTTTGGTAAACGATACCAGGACTACAGCGGATCATATTAAAATCTTGGCTTATACCTGAAAGTGATTCAGAGGCGCCAAGAAATAAATAACGGTCTTTATTTAGCGTTGCATGTATTTGAGAAATTATTTTTGTTTTTAGCTCCGGAGAGAAGTAAATCAAGACGTTACGACAGAAAACCAAATCAAACCGCCCCATTAAGCTATAACTATTTAACAAGTTTAATTGGCGAAAACTGACCATATTTTTAATAAAGTCTTTCACCTTTAGCATGCCGTTATCGCTGGCTTCAAAGAACTGCTGTCTTCGTTCCCGAGATAAACCTCTTGATAATGCTAAACTGTCGTATTGCGCATTTTTACAATGTTCCAACATCGTATTAGAGATGTCAGTGCCAATAATTTGAACACCTCCAGGAAATGCGCCGGGGTTACTTTGTTGATATTCATAAATCGCCATGGCTATTGAATAAGGTTCTTGCCCGGATGAGCTTGCCGCTGACCAAATTTTTAGCTGAGTACGCTGGCCTTTAAATTCTGGCAGTATACGTTTTTTCAAAAGCTCGAAGGGATATTCATCGCGAAACCATAACGTTTCATTTGTGGTCATGGCGTCAATAACTGCCGCCCGCAGTTGCCGATTTAAGGGGTTAAGCGTTTGTGTTATTAAATCAGTCAACGACTCAACATCAAATTTCGCCATCAATGGTGCCAAGCGACTTTTAACTAAGTACTGCTTACTTTCACCTAAAACAATACCGCATTGCTGCTCTAGGAATGTTTTAAACTGATGGTAACATTTATCATCGAGTTGCTTAGTTAACACTAGCTATAATCCACCTTATTTAAATATTGTAAAAAAGCATTAAGAAGTTTCATCGTGTTTTAACCATTTTTTAACTGCTGTAGCTAACTCATCAGGATGAAATTTAGGAATAAAATCTTCAGCTCCTACTTTTTTTACCATGGCATTATTAAAAACACCACTGAGTGAAGTGTGAAGAATAACAGGCATTTTTTTCATGCGCTCATTGTGCTTAATTTCCGCGGTTAGCGTATAACCATCCATTTCTGGCATTTCAATATCAGAAATTAACAGCGCAACCTTTTCAGTAATACTGTGTTGACATCCGTCAGCAATTACCTGCAATTGCTCAAGGGCATCTTGACCATTTTTAGCCAAAAGCATAGTTACACCAAGGGGTTCAAGAGCTCGCTTGACTTGATTACGGGCGACGGTTGAGTCATCCGCGATCATAATGACTCGATCGCCAATTTTTTCGCCAACCGTTGCGTCGGCAATCCCTTCACTTAATTCAGTTGAAATTGGACTAATTTCATTGAGAATTTTTTCAACATCAAGAATGGAGACCATTTCGTTGTCAATTTCGGTAACTGCCGTGAGGTAGCTTGATTTACCTGTACCCTCTGGTGGAGGCATCATGTCTTTCCAACTGAGTGTTACAATGCGCTCAACACTAGCAACAAGAAATCCCTGCACGCTTCGGTTATACTCAGCAATAATGACAAAACTGCTTTCTGTTTGAACAATATCAGGACCACCCGTAGCTTTACTTAAATCAATAACGGAAATAGTTTGGCCACGAATATGAGCTACGCCTTTAATGAACTTATCTTGCTTGGGTAATACAGTCAACCTAGGACAAGGCATCACTTCACGTACTTTAAAAACGTTAATACCAAAGCGCTGTCTACCAATAAGTTTAAATAACAACAACTCCAATCGATTTTGTCCTACTAATTGGGTGCGCTGATTCACTGAGTCTAATATACCTGTCATAAAAAACCTCTTAGGTATGCCAATGTATATAACAAAGGCACGATTCTTGATTGTATCCCATTTAAACGACAATCATTTAACCGATAACGTAAATATTTTGACGTTATTCGTGTGACATTGTATTTAGTTAAACTTATATTAAGTTTAGACGAGTATTTTTATTTCCCTAGCAGTAAGATAAAAAACCATGAGAAAATTAAAGATATTAGTAAGCGTAACCCTTATTTACTTAGCCATAGCTAATCCTGGCTCAGCAATGACATTTGATCGTGATTATCTCTATAATTTCATCAAAAATCATGTCGAAAATAACGTCAGTCTGCCTGAACAGGGAAAGTTAAAAGTCGACGTAGCGGAAATAGATCCTCGCATTACACTGCACCCTTGTCTATCACCATTAACGGCAAATATACCTGAAAACCATAATGGTAGAAACGTAAATGTTAAAATTGTTTGTCCCGACGAGGATCCTTGGCAGTTATTTATTCCAGTTAAAATTCAGACAATTGTACCTGTATTAGTAACGCGAATACGCATAAGCAAAGGTACCTTACTCAATAATGATAATATTGAGATTATATTTAAAGATAACAGCCAAATAAGAGGCACAGTGCTAACTGACCCCAGTGTAGTGACTGGTGCAAGAACAAAAAGAAATTTATCTCAAGGTAGCGCTATTACGAATAAAAACACCTGTTTTGTTTGTAAAGGCGAACCCGTAAACATTATCGCTAAATCTGATAATTTTGAAATTAAATCTTTTGGCGTTGCGCTAGACGACGGGAGTTTAGGCGAAATAATATCAGTACGAAATAAGAAATCTGGCCGCATAATTCAAGGGCAAGTTAACGCTATTAACCAAGTAGTAATTAATTTATAATAATTGCTTAAGTTTTCTGCTGTTTTGCCGATAAAAGGTTAGAAACCAATAACTGTTGTAAGTAGGATACAATAATGGCTATTAATATCAATAACTTGAATAATACCAATCAAGTAAAACAAAAAGTTGAACAACAAGTTCAAACCAAACAGCAAGTTAGCGAAAGTGCAAATGCCTCGCAACAAGCTAAATTGGCACCTCGTGATTCGGTATCAATTACCCCACAAGCAAAACAAATGACCGAGTTACAGAAAAAAGCGGCCGATGCGCCAGTGCTTAATCAGAAAAAAATTGCTGAATTAAAAAGTGCGATTGCCTCTGGAGAGTATAAAATCAATCCTGAGAAACTAGCAGCAAGCATTGCTAATTTTGAATTTGAACTCAACTAACTCAGCTAACTAAAAGTAAGAGTGGAGTAT includes:
- the flgA gene encoding flagellar basal body P-ring formation chaperone FlgA, with amino-acid sequence MRKLKILVSVTLIYLAIANPGSAMTFDRDYLYNFIKNHVENNVSLPEQGKLKVDVAEIDPRITLHPCLSPLTANIPENHNGRNVNVKIVCPDEDPWQLFIPVKIQTIVPVLVTRIRISKGTLLNNDNIEIIFKDNSQIRGTVLTDPSVVTGARTKRNLSQGSAITNKNTCFVCKGEPVNIIAKSDNFEIKSFGVALDDGSLGEIISVRNKKSGRIIQGQVNAINQVVINL
- a CDS encoding flagellar hook assembly protein FlgD, translated to METVSGSSPLDNIRWQQENSTPEAEENRGMLTQADFFALLTQELSNQDPTKPVENNEMISQMTAFSTTDGVTKLNDQFTNFAASMSSSQALQASSLVGRSVLVEDNVFGMEEGQSVKGKLVTDQPASNVNIYVENVAGEIIQTVPVGNVASGEFTFTWDGQGSNGEPAPEGAYRFRVAGLVEGNASELQAMTYRKVDSVTLAGSGGSILLNLNGGSTMKLSDVVEVSQG
- the flgM gene encoding flagellar biosynthesis anti-sigma factor FlgM codes for the protein MAININNLNNTNQVKQKVEQQVQTKQQVSESANASQQAKLAPRDSVSITPQAKQMTELQKKAADAPVLNQKKIAELKSAIASGEYKINPEKLAASIANFEFELN
- the flgE gene encoding flagellar hook protein FlgE — its product is MSFNVALSGLNAAQKDLDVTSNNIANVNTAGFKESRAEFVDVYAASLLSSGKTKVGDGVLTSEVAQQFSQGSIKFTNNSLDLAITGNGFFATVPELNSLETSYTRAGQFKLNQDNFIVNSQGGHLLGFPVNADGTSASVSLSTAEPIRIPTASGAPQKSSEVDIRMNLPAGDSYISSAPGNFDPEDPLTFNHSTSVTIFDSLGDSHIMTYYFIKDDPAANPNEWMLFASVDGKPIDLVDPAGDGNTNPVGGAVSGPLSASGGLTGARLIFDSSGDFQSQIPADAFGGITTRDFANHLPNGADTSQTIQIDFNLDPLGPNPNEPTQFASNFEVTSLQQDGLAVGRLTGIDIGTDGLVRATYSNGTSEPLSRIAMVNFANEQGLQQVGNTGWKESITSGIALAGEGGSGTFGTINSSALEQSNVNLTSELIDLISAQRNFQANSRALEVDNQLNQTILQIR
- a CDS encoding protein-glutamate O-methyltransferase CheR, whose product is MLTKQLDDKCYHQFKTFLEQQCGIVLGESKQYLVKSRLAPLMAKFDVESLTDLITQTLNPLNRQLRAAVIDAMTTNETLWFRDEYPFELLKKRILPEFKGQRTQLKIWSAASSSGQEPYSIAMAIYEYQQSNPGAFPGGVQIIGTDISNTMLEHCKNAQYDSLALSRGLSRERRQQFFEASDNGMLKVKDFIKNMVSFRQLNLLNSYSLMGRFDLVFCRNVLIYFSPELKTKIISQIHATLNKDRYLFLGASESLSGISQDFNMIRCSPGIVYQKKQPFSKSLA
- the flgB gene encoding flagellar basal body rod protein FlgB produces the protein MAISFEKAFGIYPQSLQVRAQRAELIAGNIANADTPGYKAKGMDFKAALAQASSKQQSGMTRTNEKHFDVRMELNNGVGFRVPDQADTGDGNSVDVQVERNLYLENSMQYQASLQFLNGSIKGLRKAITGGQ
- a CDS encoding chemotaxis protein, translated to MTGILDSVNQRTQLVGQNRLELLLFKLIGRQRFGINVFKVREVMPCPRLTVLPKQDKFIKGVAHIRGQTISVIDLSKATGGPDIVQTESSFVIIAEYNRSVQGFLVASVERIVTLSWKDMMPPPEGTGKSSYLTAVTEIDNEMVSILDVEKILNEISPISTELSEGIADATVGEKIGDRVIMIADDSTVARNQVKRALEPLGVTMLLAKNGQDALEQLQVIADGCQHSITEKVALLISDIEMPEMDGYTLTAEIKHNERMKKMPVILHTSLSGVFNNAMVKKVGAEDFIPKFHPDELATAVKKWLKHDETS